From Permianibacter aggregans, a single genomic window includes:
- a CDS encoding N-acetylmuramoyl-L-alanine amidase codes for MTRLLLAITLMCASLGQAVANVAVKSVRFWQAPDNTRVVFDVSDAPEFSTSILNNPERLVIDIKKGKLDLKLDDVAISSTLIGKLRDSTPPDNQTLRLVLEINNRFDVKSFALKPYGQYGDRLVLDIKDLAKQETAPVIESPKAGQSRDLIIAIDAGHGGEDPGAVGPKGTHEKDVTLAIAKRLADKINAQKGMKAVLIRTGDYYLDHRKRTAKAREKRADLFISIHADGFKDKRANGSSVWVLSQRGAQSEMGRWLEERENASALLGGEDSLNLSKYDNDVAKVLLDLSMYNAVGSSLDIASSVLGEMKHVVPRLHKPTVQQAGFLVLKNPDIPAILVETAFISNPKEESLLLSKNHQDKLAAAIFKGVHKYFEQRPPEGSMYAMNKVNRHVISRGDTLIGVAQTYQVSVNDLRSKNALTSDVVRIGQVLVIP; via the coding sequence ATGACAAGACTGCTGCTGGCAATCACGCTGATGTGCGCAAGCTTGGGGCAAGCGGTGGCCAACGTCGCGGTCAAATCCGTGCGTTTTTGGCAGGCACCGGACAACACTCGCGTCGTGTTCGACGTATCCGACGCGCCGGAATTTTCCACCAGCATCCTGAACAATCCGGAGCGGCTGGTCATCGACATCAAAAAAGGCAAACTTGATCTGAAACTGGATGACGTCGCGATCAGTTCGACGTTAATCGGCAAGCTGCGCGACAGCACGCCGCCAGACAATCAAACGCTGCGCTTGGTGTTGGAAATCAACAACCGTTTCGACGTTAAATCGTTTGCGCTGAAACCGTATGGTCAATACGGCGATCGTCTGGTGCTCGATATCAAGGATCTGGCCAAGCAAGAAACCGCGCCGGTGATCGAATCGCCGAAAGCTGGTCAGTCACGTGATCTGATCATCGCCATCGATGCCGGCCACGGCGGTGAAGATCCAGGCGCCGTCGGGCCAAAAGGCACCCACGAAAAAGATGTGACACTAGCCATCGCCAAACGTCTTGCCGACAAAATCAACGCGCAAAAAGGCATGAAAGCGGTATTGATCCGTACCGGTGATTATTATCTCGATCACCGCAAGCGCACCGCCAAGGCGCGGGAAAAACGCGCGGATTTATTTATCTCGATTCACGCTGACGGTTTCAAAGACAAACGAGCCAATGGTTCCTCGGTCTGGGTGCTGTCGCAACGCGGCGCGCAAAGTGAAATGGGCCGTTGGTTGGAAGAGCGTGAAAATGCGTCGGCATTGCTTGGCGGCGAAGACTCGCTGAACCTGTCCAAATACGACAACGACGTCGCTAAAGTACTGCTCGATTTGTCGATGTACAACGCCGTTGGTTCCAGCCTCGATATCGCCAGCAGTGTGCTCGGTGAAATGAAGCACGTGGTGCCACGTCTGCACAAACCGACGGTGCAACAGGCAGGTTTTTTGGTGTTGAAAAACCCGGACATTCCGGCGATTCTGGTCGAAACGGCATTCATCTCGAACCCGAAAGAAGAATCGCTGTTGTTGTCAAAAAATCATCAGGACAAACTGGCGGCAGCCATTTTCAAAGGCGTGCACAAGTACTTTGAACAGCGGCCACCAGAAGGCTCAATGTACGCGATGAACAAAGTCAATCGCCATGTCATTTCCCGTGGCGATACCTTGATTGGCGTGGCTCAGACGTATCAGGTCAGCGTCAATGATCTGCGCAGCAAGAATGCACTGACTTCTGATGTGGTAAGGATTGGGCAGGTGTTAGTCATTCCTTGA